The Deltaproteobacteria bacterium genome contains the following window.
CTGTGCGAGGTAGCCGTTGCGCAACTCCTCATTCTCGACCGTGCTAATCAGCATGCCTTGGCATTTACCTGCCGCATATTCAGCAAAAGGAAGAATTGCCAACGCTGGCTTTAACGACTCAGCAAAGCGCGGCTCAACCTGATTCGGATTATCGATGCGGACAGCACCATCAAGAAAGCCATACTGCCGATCATCTTTCTCGGCTTCCATCGCCATGTAATCGCGGATCAGATGACGGAACGGATCTTTGGTTTTCTTGGGAATGTGGAATTTGGTTTCGTACTTCGCCTCAGGTTGGAAGTACGTCGGCGTCCATTCCAATCCTTTAATCTTGTCGTGGGCTTTGATTAGATTGCGTGGCATGGGTTCCTCCAAAAGAGTAGTCAGTAGTCAGCATTCAGTAGAAAAAATGTGTGTTTCCATGCTGACTACTGGCTACTGACTACTTTCTTCAAGTTGCAACATCTCCGAGTATACTCCAAACGTATTGTCTGTCACCTGCGCGCGACCGTAGTAGCTGGTCATCACGACCAGAAACGTCGACATGTCGAGGTCACGTCCGAGCCGTTCCCCAACTGCCGCGACATCTACTTCTATTTTTCCCTCGCCTTCGATCATCCAGTAACAGTTAGTTTTGGTGATACGAAGGTTGGGCTGCTCCTCACGTAACATCTCCACGGCAACGTCGGACTCTTCACTTCCCATCAGCACGAGACCGACAGTGTCACGGGCTTTGATCTTGTTTTCTTCGCTCATGCAGATATACCCACATCCTTCAGTAGTGCCGCGTACTGCCCTTCAACTCGCTCATGCGCTTGAGCAAAGGTGAGTGGCTTTGTGGTCGGCTTTTCAAAGAGTGGGGCAAACGCGTGCACCGCCTCGCGGGTGTATGGCAACCATTTCGCCAGCCATCCTTCAATGACTTTTTTATTCCCGGCCCCATGCTCGGGGTCTCGTAACATCACGTGGACGAATTCTTTGGTCCATTTGAGATTACGTTGCCAGTCGTTTTCGACCGTCGCTAACACTGCGGGTGATATCGCATCACCATTCCGTGGCGCAAAGCGCGAGAAGAAATGCGTCCGTGCCAACACCCCAAACAGCGGCTCTAGCGCGAGGTTAATACCAATAATGACCTCACCCCAATCCTTCGCGGCCATCAACCCTTCAACCAGTTTGCGCGCACCTTGATAGACCGGATCTTCGAGCCACACGATTTTCGCATCCGCATCGGAAAAGCCAGGGACAGCATCAGTCAAATCCATGCCATAGAGGGCAATATCTTGCGCATGGCGGATCTTGTCTGCCGCATTAAAAATACAGGCGTTACCAGCGGTCGCAGACAATGCCTCGCGTTGCGCGTAGGAGAAGCAGCGGAAGAGACCATATTCGAGACACGCATAGGCTGCGTAATATCTACCGATAATAGTCTTTACCCAGGTTTCATCGAAGTCAGCAAACAGTCCCTCAGACTTGGCGGCTTCGACAATCCGGTCGAGGCTACGTTCTTGTTCAGCCTGGCCTGCAACGTAGGTCCGCTGCCACTGTTTCGATGGGTCCTGAAATTCCCACCAGTTGGTACATTTGAGAGCGGTTGAATCTTCATTCCACGCGCCGCGTCCATCAGCAAAGCGATTCAGCCAACCTTGAAACGCGTAGTGACGTGGATCTGGTTGCGTGTGGATGGTCAAATCTTCATATTCACTGGGATGGCGGCCTTTGGGCTTAAAGTAGGAAAACTGACGATTACCTGAAAAAGCTCCTGACTCGTGTGGCTTCATAGGACTCCTCTCCCAGTGCGGGCCCGTGCAGACCTCGCTTCTAGAGCTTTCCGAGAAGTCGGTCAATCATCCCCTTGTAGGTTGCTACTGCTGGAGAGCGGTAAAACCGCGAGCGGGTGAATATCGGGTCACCCGCATAAAACCACTCATATTGCAGTTGGCGACTGCCAAACTGCTCGCCCAGCATATCCCACGCCAGCTTGAAGAGTTGCACGCGATCGCGCGCGCTGATGTTCTTTCCGACCAGGTATTTTTCCAAATACGGTGCGACTTCGGGGTTGGCAAAGTCTTGCTCCGTGGGCGTCATAATTAAACCGCTGCCGCTCACCTGTCGGATAATTTCCGCGGCGCGCATTTGCGTTTCAGGAATGAAGACCCATAGCGTCGCTGCCAGCGCGCGCAGCGAACCACCTTCCTTACGTCCGTTCACGACATCTTGGGCAGCAGCACGGAGGAGACCATTGCCAAGCTCGACCTTGGCAATTAACTCGCCAAGTTGAGCCTGTACATGCGGAGCGGCACTACGACCAACGGTATCAGCCACATAGCACGCCAATCCTGCCATGAACCGCAGCTTCACCACACCGCGAATCGTCGCTTGTAACAGCGCATAGCCCGGTGCCCGCGCCAGAATGTAATTCGAGGCTTCGATATCACCATTAATGAACACCCGCTCCCAGGGAATCAGCGCGTCATCAAAAATAGCTAACGCGTCTTCTTCATCAAAGCGTGACGAGGCTGGACGATCGAATGCACTGCGATTGGTGTCATACGTCTCGCGACAGACGAACTTCAGTCCAGGCGTATCTATCGGCACCGAGAAACACAGCGTGTATTTTTCTTCTCCGGGCCTGCGTGGATAAAACGGACCAACCCACAGCTCATTGGAGAACGGCGCTAAGGTCGAGAGCATACGCGCGCCACGCACGATGATGCCGCGATCAGTCTCTTTCACAAAATGTAATGCGGCATCTGGGTCAGCCTGTTCCGCTGGCCCTTTGGAACGGTCGATCTGCGGATCAACCAACGTGTGCGTCAGACACCAATCGTTATCACGGCACTGCTCATAGTAACGCACGATATTGTCACCAAAGCGCGGATTGGGCTTACCAATTGCTGTGTGAGAAAAGGCAGCATCAGCCACTAGCGCATTCATGAAATCCGGCATGCGGCCCATGAGCCCAAAGGTCGCTTCAGCACGGAACTCCTCAGCCTTCCAGCGACGCTCGACATCCTCAGCCGTTTCTGTCAGCAGAAAGGACATGGCCACCGGCTTGCCATCCACAGGAGATGGATAGGTCAGCATCCGCTGATGGGCAGGATCATGCTGCAGGTCATACAACATCGCCAACGAATCGATCACACCACGAAACGGGGCATAGGTCGTCACATCCTTTACCCGCGTACCGTTGACATACACGGTGCGCCCATCTCGTAAACTCTCGCGGAATTCCGCTCCCGTACGAATCCCCATCGTCTCTCCTCGATAGCTACTGAAATGGGAAAGGGCGCCCATCGTGCGCCCACTAAAACTACGACACCACTTGCGTGTTGGGTCGATCGTTCACGCGAACTGTAGCCAACTGACTTACCTGCCCTTCGGAGAAATGAGGCATGACGTGTTTGGCAAAGAGTTCCATAGAGTGAAAGACTTTTTCTTGCGGCATGCCACCCCAATCAAACATAACCATAATGTGATTCACGCCAACAGCTTGGTAGTGTCGGATACGCTCTATACAGCGCTGGGGATCACCAAAAATCGCCATGGTGTCTATTTGCTCGATCGTGGCAGTGGCAAGAAACTGTCCGACTTTGGCAAACGTTTCGTAACCACTCACTCCTGGTTTGACCCATACTTTCGTTGAGCCACCAAGCTTCTTTTTCATCCCCGCTTCGGCTTCACGCAAGGCTTGTTCGGTAGACTCGGTTACATGCGACCAAAAGACATGCGGGATATCGTCTGGTGGTTCACCATGTCCGGCAGCAGCATACGCCTGGCGATAACGTGCAAGTTGTCCACCGACTTCTTCTGGAGACGGGCCAGAGGCAAACGGCACGGCGCTAAAAGCATATCCTCGCCGCGCCGCTTCTTCAGCCGATCCCGGAGATGCAGCCGCAACCCAAATCGGCGGCATAGGTTTCTGCAATGGCTTGGGAAGAAGAGCAATATCATCATAATGATAAAACTTACCATGATAAGAAAATTGCTCCTGCGTCCAGGCTAAACGAATGATCTCTAGACATTCCCAGAGTCGTTCCTTGGTTGTCTCCGCAGCAATGTTGAATCCGGCGAACTCATGCGGCTGGTAGCCACGCCCGACACCAAAGCAGGCACGTCCGTGGCTCATGAGGTCCAGCACGGCAATATCTTCGGCGATACGAAGAGGATCATTGACCGGTAAGACAATAACTCCAGTCCCTAAGCGAATCCGCTTGGTGCGCTGTGCAATGGCTGTCAGCACCATTTGCGGCGAGGGAAACACACGCTGGCTCGCCTGAAAGTGATGCTCGCCAACCCAGAAGCTGTAGAAGCCGAGTTCTTCAGCATACTGGCCTTCTTCGATGACTTCTTGATAGAACTGCTCGTGAGAACGCAAGTGTTCGTAGTTATCTCCGAGGGTGAGGAGTGAAAAACGCATAACGCCTCCTAGAGGTTAAGGGTTAGGGATTAGGGATTAGAGGAGACCGAAAAGAATTCTTCTTGCCAATCCCCGGCCCCTAACCCCCAACCCCTTTCTTCTACTGTCGCATGGACTTCAGCACGTCCATCAAGCCAGGGCTATCAGGCGCAAAGTCAAGCTTCTCCATACCGAGATAGGCGTTTGGTACCGTCTGCACTAATTCAGAGATGTCGTTATCCGTGTACACTTCTAACTCGTTGTTATCCGGATCACGGAAGTACACGCTCTTGCTCACACCGTGATTCACCGTGAAGGTCACAGGAACTTCTTTGGCTTTGAGTTCCTTGTAGGCAGCCAGCAGGTCTTCTTCATTGCGGAGGCGGAAGGCGACATGGAGCATACCAGTCTGATTCTGTCTGGGAGCTTCGGCCTGTGCGCCGATCTCAAAGAGCGCGACTTCGTGGTGATCACGCCCATTGAAGGAGAGAAAGACAGCCTTGATCTCAGGCACGTGCCTCATCACCTGCATGCCAAGAATCTCGGTATAGAATTTCTTCGACGTTTCTAAGTCCCGCACTTTGAGAACGAGGTGAGCAATACGTTCAGGGTGAATCATAAGAGACCTCCTTTTCAATATGGACAACGTAAAACGGACAACGTGAGAACGTCAACGGGAGCGCGCGAAATGTGGCACGCCATACACGTCGCGCAAAACGATGGCAGAATTTCACTGAGCTTTTTTTTCACGTAACACGTACCATGTTCTACGTCCTATTCATGCTCTGGCACAAACCGTGCGACATCGAACACGTCATCCTCGCTCGGTTTTCCGAATAGCTCAACGGCTGGCGCCACTTCGGCGAGTGCGAGTGTCATATCGAACAACCGTTGCTCTTTCTCTGGCATTGCGTCAAGTGGGAATTGATTCAGGTGCGTCAACACAGCTTCCATCCGAGGTAACATCGTAGTGTAGAAGGCACGAATCTCTTCAATGGTGCTCTGTTGACGTTTGCGACTGCGCTCGGCCTCTTTCGTCAGTGCCCAGCCAGCATAGGGTTCAAGATCGGTAAATATCTCAGGGAGTATGCGTTGCGTCATAGGCTTTCTCTTTCTCTCCTAACTCAGTTGTGCCTTCACTGTCGGTTTTCTCGCTCGCGGTAGAAGCCTACCCAGTCTTCCACGACCTTATGAGCATGCCTGACGAGGATCTCTTGTTCTTGCAGGACGTAGTGAGTCTTCGCGCCAGAGGCAAGCACCGACTGGGTCGCTTCTAATGTACTCGCATCTTCTAAGAGCACATCACGTAGCAGCACTTTCCCATATTCCTGACTAAAACGCTGGCCTGCGGTTTGCGCCGCCGGGAAGTAGGTGGACACCTCCCACAAGGTGCGGTCCGGCGCAATCGGCCAAAATTGGTGGGTCAGATAGGTTCCGTTCAATACAAAAATATTGAAGTTGGGAAACACCATAAACGTATCGAGTGCCCATTCACGTCGACGTTCCGGATTAACCCCCGGTGGTAAGTCCTCCATGGCGAAGGTGCGGTTGACCACCGAACTGCCGAAGCGTTGCGCCACGATCTCTAGCGGTGAGGGACAATGATCTGGGTTGCCATACGATGAAGAGCGACGATGGTGGGTCCACAGCTTGACGCCAAAGTAATGACAAAAAGGATTTTTGGGGCTGGTGTACGAATCTGGCAACGATTGCTTGTGCATGAACGGGAGGTGATACGACTCTTGAAACGCGTCTTGCGCGATTTTCCAGTTCGCCCGGAGATCGATACGCCAGGAAAATCGTGTCGTCGACAATTGCGCAAACGGGTACCCTGTGAGCCCATCGGCGACTTCTGCGAGATACTCACGCAAGGTTTCTTGCGGGTGCGGGTTCAGGTGAATGAAAATGAAGCCGTTCCAGATCTCGGTCGCAACCGGAGTCAATCCGTGGCGACCTTTGTCAAAGTGAAAAAAGTTCTCCTCGTCAGGAACAAAACTCAACTTCCCATCCAATCCATAACTCCAGCCGTGAAACTTGCAGGTCATGACCTGGCACGACCCGCGACGACCCCACAACAGCTTGTTACTACGGTGAGAACAGACGTTGTGGAACGCGCGGACCTGCCCGTCTTTTCCCCGAACGACAACAATCGAGGTCTGACAGATGGGAATGTCTTTGACGAAGTACGATCCGCCCTCGGGCAGTTGCTCAATGCGCCCGACTTGGAGCCAGACACGACGAAAGATACGGTCGCGCTCAAGCGCAAAATATGCAGGCGAGATAAGCGGCTCGATCGGTACCGGATCAGTGCCCAGCTCTGGATATGACGCATGCCAGCGTTGGTTGAAGTCAGCGCTCATAGGCGTACATGTTTTAGTGCTGCGCTTCGTGTTGGCGATAAAACCCGACCCAATCTTCCACAGCCTTGGCAGCATGACGCACGAGCAATTCTTGGTCTTGTAACACGTAGTGCGTCTTTGCCCCTGACGCCAGTACCGACTGTGTCATCTCCAGCGTACTTCCATCCTCAAGCAGCACGTCACGAGTCAGCACTTTGCTGTACTCCTGGCTGAATCGTTGCCAGGCATTCTGAGCTTTCGGGAAACAGGTTCCGACC
Protein-coding sequences here:
- a CDS encoding monooxygenase is translated as MSEENKIKARDTVGLVLMGSEESDVAVEMLREEQPNLRITKTNCYWMIEGEGKIEVDVAAVGERLGRDLDMSTFLVVMTSYYGRAQVTDNTFGVYSEMLQLEESSQ
- a CDS encoding methane monooxygenase, which codes for MKPHESGAFSGNRQFSYFKPKGRHPSEYEDLTIHTQPDPRHYAFQGWLNRFADGRGAWNEDSTALKCTNWWEFQDPSKQWQRTYVAGQAEQERSLDRIVEAAKSEGLFADFDETWVKTIIGRYYAAYACLEYGLFRCFSYAQREALSATAGNACIFNAADKIRHAQDIALYGMDLTDAVPGFSDADAKIVWLEDPVYQGARKLVEGLMAAKDWGEVIIGINLALEPLFGVLARTHFFSRFAPRNGDAISPAVLATVENDWQRNLKWTKEFVHVMLRDPEHGAGNKKVIEGWLAKWLPYTREAVHAFAPLFEKPTTKPLTFAQAHERVEGQYAALLKDVGISA
- a CDS encoding LLM class flavin-dependent oxidoreductase, coding for MRFSLLTLGDNYEHLRSHEQFYQEVIEEGQYAEELGFYSFWVGEHHFQASQRVFPSPQMVLTAIAQRTKRIRLGTGVIVLPVNDPLRIAEDIAVLDLMSHGRACFGVGRGYQPHEFAGFNIAAETTKERLWECLEIIRLAWTQEQFSYHGKFYHYDDIALLPKPLQKPMPPIWVAAASPGSAEEAARRGYAFSAVPFASGPSPEEVGGQLARYRQAYAAAGHGEPPDDIPHVFWSHVTESTEQALREAEAGMKKKLGGSTKVWVKPGVSGYETFAKVGQFLATATIEQIDTMAIFGDPQRCIERIRHYQAVGVNHIMVMFDWGGMPQEKVFHSMELFAKHVMPHFSEGQVSQLATVRVNDRPNTQVVS
- a CDS encoding aromatic ring-hydroxylating dioxygenase subunit alpha, yielding MLPRLWKIGSGFIANTKRSTKTCTPMSADFNQRWHASYPELGTDPVPIEPLISPAYFALERDRIFRRVWLQVGRIEQLPEGGSYFVKDIPICQTSIVVVRGKDGQVRAFHNVCSHRSNKLLWGRRGSCQVMTCKFHGWSYGLDGKLSFVPDEENFFHFDKGRHGLTPVATEIWNGFIFIHLNPHPQETLREYLAEVADGLTGYPFAQLSTTRFSWRIDLRANWKIAQDAFQESYHLPFMHKQSLPDSYTSPKNPFCHYFGVKLWTHHRRSSSYGNPDHCPSPLEIVAQRFGSSVVNRTFAMEDLPPGVNPERRREWALDTFMVFPNFNIFVLNGTYLTHQFWPIAPDRTLWEVSTYFPAAQTAGQRFSQEYGKVLLRDVLLEDASTLEATQSVLASGAKTHYVLQEQEILVRHAHKVVEDWVGFYRERENRQ